The sequence TATTGTTTGTTTCTTCCACATCTCACATATAAGCATGGTTATTTTCAGTTATTTCAAGAGTGAAATTCTCACATGCACAATAACAGTCAGGCCATATGGGACTTCGTGAAATATTTAACCCTTATGGAATTTGCCTGCACCAGTAACAGCCCTTAACTTACATATTGCAGGCTGAGTAATCATTGCTCACGCACCACTCCAGTAACTGGCACTGTCATTGCCACcactgcctacacacacacaaacacccacacacacacacctgtcaataAGAGCGGTTTGTCACACAGAACCACCCCATGAATTTCCCCTGCTACTCTTCACAGAGAAAACCTTCCCTCAGGACTCAAATACCTGTGATGCAACGCACACGCCAGCACATGCCgccaggcaacacacacacacatacacacacacacacacacacacacccaacccagtgcgcacgcacacacacacacacacattcattcagctTGGCGTCATGCCAAAGACGAACACAAACAGTCCCTGAACCCTCACAGGCAGTCTGGCTAAATAGCTTGATGTTTTTAAAGGCAGTCTGTGGGCATTACTCACTCTTCCATGCCAGTAAAAAAATTCCCTGGCGAGGTTGGTCTTTTTTGAGTCCATTCTGGACTTTTTGGTCACAAACTTGATTATGCAGTGCCCCCACCCATCTCTCAATCTGACTCCACGCTATGTTTTAGAGAAATAAGTATTCAAATAGGCATTTATGGTCTTCTCAATCTAATTTTCAACAATAAATACCAAACTAAATCAACAGAGTGGGGAGTTGTTTGTGGAGGGAAGGTGGTTTATAGTCTGGTACTCCAACCTTGATAGTCTTCTGGATTTACTGGCTGtatttggggtggggtggtggagggTGCTCACTGTTCTTTAACCTCCCTTGAGCCTCTTAGGCTTTTGGTGGCAACCACTAGACTCGTCCTCTGAGTCATGCCCAATATCACATTCTCCCCACCTTAactggcatcacacacaaactagtgTGCTCACAGAACAAGCCCAGAGGGGCTcgtcggcgcctatgacaactTACCAAAGAACTCCTGCCGGTTCTCCACGGACTCTCTGGCCCCTCCTGGCTCCTCCTGGGCTTTGTGGGGTCCACTTGTGGTCTGGTGACTGGACGCAGTGGCGGGCGTAAGCGAAGGTTTGGGTGCCGTGATGTGGAGGTCCTGAAGCGTCAGACCACCCATCAGATCGTCCCCTTCCAGGGCAGCAGCGTCCCTCAGGAGGAGGCGCGTCAGCTCCTGCTGGTAGCGTACGCCGGGGAGGTCCGAGAGTCGCGACGACCGCTCGGCCTCGCTCGCCGCCGCCGGGCCCGCCCGGTGTTCGGCCCAGCCCTCCGCCGACTTGCCGGTGGTGGCAGGCGGGTACGAATGGCGGTTCTCCCCAGCCATTGCTCCCTCCAGGTAATCCCATGCCTCCATGGAGGCGTGCGAGCAAGGCCTGCCTGCTACGTGGTGAGGGTAGCACTGCCCACTGGCGACCCCCGCGAGCTGGGCGGTGGAGAACAACGGCGGCAGCGGTCCGCCGGAGGGCATGTGCCGCGAGTCGTAGCCCAGGCTGATGCCGCTGGTGCGGTTGCTGCTGCAGCGGCTGCCCATGGGGCTGACCCCTCCTCCGCCTCCGCCGCTCGCCGTGCTGCTGGCGAAGCTGGAGCGAGGGCTGGCCAGCAGCGACTCGGCCTGCAGGCTGAAGGACGAGCAGGGGCTCAGCGCCGTGCCTCCTGGCGGGAAGTAGCCACTGCCGATGCCCAtaccgccgccgccgcccagACCCATTCCCCCGGCCCCGTCCAGAGCCCGCTGTGGCGGGTGCGAGAGCGAGGCGGGCCGGACGCAGTCCCACGGCTCTCCCCCGGAGCTCAGGCGTTTGTAGAAGAGCGCCTCCTGCAGGGAGAAGCGCTTGTGGCGCTCCGGCTCGGGCATGAAGCCCGGCTCGGCGGCCGAGCGCGGGCACGAcgggtgggaggaggaggaagggtacAGCGGCGGCATGGAGGGGGGCGGCTGCGACAGCAGCTGCTGGCGACGCACGAGCTGCTGCAGCTCCAGCGAGTAGCGCCGCTGATTGAGCGAGGCCCGCGGGCTCAGCCCGCACGCCATCTGCTGCGGTTCGCCGTCACACCGCAAGGGCCCCTCGCAGGGGCCTCCCGACCGAACGTCCGACACGCCCTCCGAGATGTAGCAGGAGGCGCGGAGCTGGGACGGCGGGCGCCGCAGCGGTGCCAGAGCCACTGGGTGGAGCTCGTTCAGTGGGCTGCATTCTGCGGGCACAGCCACAGGGGCAGCGCTGGAGGCTGTGGGCGAGGGAGAGACTCTGGTAGAGGGCCCTCCACTCAGGCCGCCGGTCTGGGTGGCCACATCACTGGAGcttgtggtgctgctgctgccatgTGTGGCTGTACCAGTAGGGGTGTTGCTGCGGTTGCTGTTATTATTTGTGTTTGCCAGTTCATTCTTCTTTTTGGAACTGGAGAATTTCACACTCCCTGAATCTGTCAGTTTCAACTTTGTCAACAGTTTACTGCCAAGTCGGTCCATGATAgactatagatatatagatatatattacGTTCTGAATGAATCAACAGGTATAGTCTTGGAACTATACTAGCACgttaataaaatacaaaattacGCCACTACGCAATAAATTAACCTACAGTGTGCGTACAACAAAGATTCAAGTATTCCTACAGCAGAAGAAATGCTTCGGACCAGCAACATAGAATGTAGAAAACAGACAAACTTCTCtacagtaaacaaaaacaaacatgtccCATATACCTTGGATAAATAACACGACTAGGACATTTTACCAATGATTACAATTCGGATAACCCATGCAAAAAACGCCTTTTAAGGTACAATCATGATGTTTTTGTTCTGGGCAGGCTTGCCATATTAAgcagtagagagaaagagcagcctACATGCCCTACCTGATGAGAATATCTACCTGTAACGCGTTAACAGcagtacaataaagacagttagaaaacaaacacagtatTGTTACAGTATTTATAGTCGCTGGTTGCGGTATTTAGACACTCGATTTCTACAGGTTCCTCACGCATAGAACGGTCCATTTGCACACGTTGAGAACTAGCGGTCACATTAGTGAAGTTGTAACGTTACGCGTATTTTCGAAGCTACAAGAGCCACTTCATCTGTGCAGCACTCCACTTCATGCTGTTTGCGTTAAAAGTTCGTGGTTCCAAAACAGATTTTCTTTGGTACAAGTCAGTCACTTTTCTGCAGTCAAATAATGAAATGTGCCCCCACAGCTCTCTTTTCCCTGAGATCTTTGTCGTTGTGCTCTGCTGTTCCTGAGCACAACCCGTCTGTTCACGGCTAGCGGGGtccaaaaagaggaagagaaaaatgtCCTTTTTGATACAACTCTTCTTCGAATGCTTCTTGGTGAATGATATTCGGTAGCTGCCGTAATCCAAGTCCATATAGATGTTATAACATAAAGGAGTAACGTAACTTCAGCGTTTTCCAAATGTTTTGCCACTTGCCCCTATCCCGTTTGAAAGAGGCAACATTACTAAAAACGGCAGGTTTTCAGAAAACGAGGAACAAGGCAACAGAATGAATATTCCTCATGAACAAAAATCCTTGAACGTTTTAATCTTACACTCATTCTGAAATCTAAATGTCTGACATAGATCGGTATGATCACAATTTTGCCCAATGAAAACTTACTTATTCTTTctgccttcctttctttctttcttaaatTAACTACCTCCacctcctttctttctcactgGCTCTTTCCCCAACCGGGACACCTTTCGTGCAGGCAACGCGGATGAAACGTATCAAACACGGTTTCGTCACACATCCTAAAGTTTCCTTGTTGCGTCTTCGTGAGTAACCAGAGGATTGAAGCGAAGGAGTTTTATCAAGGATCTTTGTAATAACCTGGGAGATGTAAGGATGGTAACAAAATGTTGCAGCGATCAGAACCAAGGAAAAGTGAAGAGAATGGCAATATTCATCTAGCCTACTTGAGGCTGGTTATTTTTGTCATTAAAAGACAAAAGTTGAATTACTTTTCTCTAAGTAGATGTTAAACTGAAGAATACGTATGTTGAGCCATGCCCACTCTGTCCGCATTGAATGTAAAACAAAGATCTACTTTTTCGCGCTTTTAGTCTGTGGAATGTGCGGAAGGATCATGCCAGGGCTAGTCTGTCATTGTGGTCTGGCCGCGTGTGTGCTCTGGAAAGGCAACAATGTATTCGTTTCTCCTGAAAATACCACTCGTTGTCCCGTAGTTACCggtaggctaccataaatcccAATGCAAAGAGGGCATTCAAGTCTACGTGGTCAGAACCtacataggctacaaaacaCGTTTGCCGTGACCCTTTCCCTACCGCTTTTCCCTACCCTGAAGCACCCTCTACTCCCCTGTCTTGTCTTCGCCTGCCTTTGCGGTTTGACCAAGCGCGTGTTTGTCAGCATGTCGCAGCCTCTCCCTAGTAGCCTTGTTATCAGCGAGTGGGAACTTGTCGGAGGCACATAAGAATATTGAGCTTACTCGGTGTTTGAGGAGACACTGATGAAAATTGAAGTTTAAGGTAGCTAAATGAGGGAACAGATGTTAAGTTAGTTTGAGAGTTATGGAAGTTATTGAAAGATGCtacttcattaaaaaaatatatgagtaGATGTTTACCCTGAATACCATCCATGTTTGATGTTATTAGGGTCAAACAAAAGATACAACAAAAAAGTTAATCATACAAAAGTCATTTTCTGGAATGACTTTTCAACCTGTTAAATGAGGGTCACAATATTTTGCAGTCGCATGCCATCTAGCGGTCATGAAAAGACACCCTCAACATCAATTTGGTCGTGCATTTTGCAAGCAATTTGTCCTCCTCGGGTTA comes from Alosa sapidissima isolate fAloSap1 chromosome 18, fAloSap1.pri, whole genome shotgun sequence and encodes:
- the ajuba gene encoding LIM domain-containing protein ajuba, yielding MDRLGSKLLTKLKLTDSGSVKFSSSKKKNELANTNNNSNRSNTPTGTATHGSSSTTSSSDVATQTGGLSGGPSTRVSPSPTASSAAPVAVPAECSPLNELHPVALAPLRRPPSQLRASCYISEGVSDVRSGGPCEGPLRCDGEPQQMACGLSPRASLNQRRYSLELQQLVRRQQLLSQPPPSMPPLYPSSSSHPSCPRSAAEPGFMPEPERHKRFSLQEALFYKRLSSGGEPWDCVRPASLSHPPQRALDGAGGMGLGGGGGMGIGSGYFPPGGTALSPCSSFSLQAESLLASPRSSFASSTASGGGGGGVSPMGSRCSSNRTSGISLGYDSRHMPSGGPLPPLFSTAQLAGVASGQCYPHHVAGRPCSHASMEAWDYLEGAMAGENRHSYPPATTGKSAEGWAEHRAGPAAASEAERSSRLSDLPGVRYQQELTRLLLRDAAALEGDDLMGGLTLQDLHITAPKPSLTPATASSHQTTSGPHKAQEEPGGARESVENRQEFFGPCVKCGKGVYGADNACQALDSLYHTRCFTCVSCGRTLRNKDFYNVNGSVYCKEDYMFSGFQAAAEKCNVCGHLILEQILQALGNSYHPGCFRCIVCSKALDGVPFTVDYLNHVYCVADYNRTFAPKCAACLQPILPTEGSEEILRVVSMNKDYHFECYHCEECRKQLSDQPGSQCFPLDGHLLCHACHMIRIARCT